DNA from Grus americana isolate bGruAme1 chromosome 6, bGruAme1.mat, whole genome shotgun sequence:
CAGTAGGCGCTGAGGAGCCGGCGAGGCCCGGAGCTGCCCCGGCTGAGGATGGGGATCCTCTTCACCAGGATATGGAGGCTGTTCAACCATCAGGGTGAGGGCAAGGGGGCGGAAGGGAGGTAGAAGCGGTGGCCCTTGGACATGTCAGGGCGCGCAGGTGCCCGGCCGGGGCCTGAGGGCGATCGCCGGTGGGGTGAGGCGGCGGTTCCTCGCCGCTTGTGAAACCGCTTTGGGGACGGCGAGAGGGCTTGGTGGGTCCGGGCTGGGTAGGGGTGGGTGTCCGCCCTTGTAAACCGGCACGGTTTCGGCCACCGGGGCTAAAGGGCGAGGTGGCGGCGGGtccagcagccctggcaggggaggggggggttgcCCGGGAGGACGAGCTGCGGCCGGGaaagttgtgtgtgtgtgtgtgtgtgagtgagtgagtgtgtgtggggtgtgtgtttaacctttttttttctcctcctaagTCATTGGGAAGCTCATTTCCTGAAAGGTGGATGTTAAATTATTAACGCGTGTGGAAAGAATAGAGCTGTGTTGCATTGTAGTGTGTAGTTTCATCTGGTCATCTGCAGAGTATGCTTTATTACGGGTTTTAAGTGATAAACCTCGCTATCTGGCAAAGTTGCTCATTTACGGAGTAAACGTTATAAATAACTTCAGATTTGTCACTCCTGTCTCCTTACAGTAGATTTTAATGAGAGTTGTAACTTTAACTATAAAACACATGCTGATGCTCTCATCCGGGTTTATAAAGtcttttaaatttgattttgagTGAACTTAAATACGCTTACACATGCATGTTAAGTGTCCCGATTATATGCCCATTAACACTTAGTGcaaatacaacaaaatatttttgtcttgtaGCGTCCAGCCCCACCTCAGATCTTCTGTTCCAACAGATTTCCTAACATCCACTATGCTGGCAACACCACACCCGACACAAAAGTTCCTAGTTATGTGGGGTCAGGTAAGCAGCTATTTTTACAATATTGTGCAGTTATGCAAAGTTATTAAAACCGGAATTTAAATTTGATGGTATATAAGACAACTCTGCAAAACCACACAATATTGGTAAAATCAAAACTGAGAAACCTCACTTACCTGACCCCTattcccctccctctctcctctgtgATAAATCAATGAGTGTACTTTGCAAACAGAAGGAATTGATCTCCGGTTGTCTGAAGCTTGGGCAGACTTATAATGGCTTTTTGTTGCCCTTGTGGAccactgagggggggggaagaaagccCCTTCTCACAAAGCTTTTACTTGCATGAACAGTCCTGTTGAAGCCAAGGTTATTTGTGCAAGTAAAAGTCGTGTAATGTAGCTGAGAGCAGGCAGTGCTCGCTTGTCCTGGAAATCATAAATTTGAATATGCTTCACACCACCAGCTGTAGAattcaaattcagttttgtgATGTATGGGAAAGAAGGTGCTAAATAGAAACAATAATTGATTCTGGCATTGAGCTCCAAAATGTGTTCGCATATGTGTCAGAGTAGTTTTGTGTACTACTCGTTGGTTCATCTAGAACTAAATTGGGTGAATGCGCACTGTGAAATATTCGTAGGCAGATCTGTCCTCCAGGTTCTAAacctgctgaaagaaaagagggcgctgagggaggcAGGTGGATCACACTGCTTACAGTGCAAATCAGTGTCGTTGTGGGTTTTAACAACTCTTTGCAAAAAGAGATTAAGATGTTGCGGGCCATGATAAAAGTACTTGGAAATGAACGTTTAACATCTGTAAGCATGTGTTCTGGAGAACTACTGTAGTTGGGGGGAATAGAGAACAGTCTGTTACAATCTACAAAAATGTGTAGAAGCTTGGGAAAGGATTCCAGCGTGAGATTACTCTAGCAGgttaagagaaggaaaaaacccgcATGTAATCTCTCAGAAATTGTTCCTGTAGATGTGCAGACGGGGGGAAAAATTGACAGTCACTTACCTGCTCAGAGCAGTACACGGGTTTGTACACCTCCCACGGACAAACGAACTTTTAGGTATGGCTCATGAAATGTGGCACCTGAAGTTTGGCAGTGTTTGTTTAGGAAATCAGTCAAAAATGCAACACTAACCTTGTTTCATAACACAGTTGTTATCGTGATAGCAAAGTTAACTGTGTGACTTACtagtgatatttttatttcagagcacAAAGTAATCATTGTTGGTCTGGATAatgcaggaaaaacaaccatTCTTTATCAATTGTAAGTATGAATTGCAGCTGACgtttcatgtattttaatgtgTGCACTGTATATATTACTCTGACTTGTTGTCGCTGCTTTCCCTGTTAGTTTTCACTGTGAGAGCATTCAGCTGAAGATTTCTGAACAGTGTAGGTGGCAGTGGGTCAACACGTGTGTTTAGAGTTTGGAAAGGTCTGTATTTTGCCTGGTATATGAATAAGGTTTTGTTCAGAGCTTTTGTTTATCAGATTACTTTGCTGTTACCAGTTAATCACAACTGCCTTTGGTGTCACCGTTTAGGCTGTCTGCCAACTCCATCAAATATGATGATATTGAGGGTTAGCTACCAGACAGTGCTGCTAAACTAACCTGTGCTGCAGCATATAAATACTAAACACCTTTCCCCATGAGTAGCAAAGCAGCGAAGCCTGACCTCTCCCTGCCATGACTTGTGTCCTGCGTACCAAGGCATACTTTGGTGTCGTTTGCAGTAGGGGATGAAGAAGGAAGGCTGAGCGCTGGCTTAACCCGGGACAGCATAGCTCTGCGGCTGGCGGCAGCCCGTGCTGCCTGGCCTGGGCTTTATTTGAGCCACCAGCACTGATAGCTGTCGTGCAGCTTCTGCCCTTAATCGTGGCATTGACTTGTGTTTGTCTTGTGTTAACCTTGCTACTGGTTTCCATGAAACTTGTATGAGCTTTGTATCTCTGGTCCTCAACTGCATTTTGATAAAAGGGTGCAAATTTGTCCACAGACTCAGAAGCTTCTTGGTGGGACAGGCGACTCAAGGTCTGTTTATAATAGAAACAGATTTGCAATTTCTCACGTGAAGTAGTCTGGTATTAGAAAGTGTTCCTGAGTCGGTATCAGAAATAATTCCTGTTAAGTGATAAGGCCATACTGGTCCAATCCTACACTTAAAATTATGCTTTCTtgaagtgtttgggttttgtcaAGTTATGATCTGCCTTTGCCTTCCTGAAACGTGAAACTCATGCACCATTTCCAGCCATTTATGCCCTAGCACACTCTGCAGAGAAAGTGAAAAGATGAAGGTGGTTGTTATTTAAATCGGGAGtgagagattttaaaaagcataaatagaatgaagaatatttttaagactAGTAACTGCTGCAGCTGAGGGCTGTCCTCGGTGCATTTTAATGCTGCTTGTGTCTTTCCACTTCCTCCACAAATGTCCCATGATTCTTCTCatcttcttctttctgttttctttttccgtTTGTACAGTGCATCTCTATATGCCTCCTTTTCCTTTATGCCCTTTTTAGCTCCACAGGActtccccttctctcttcttgtattccccttcccctctttGCTGCTTTGACAGAGCTCTGTATGCGGCATACtgtcctctcttcctcctgctccactCCTCCTTAAAGGCTACCTCCATCTTTGCAtatcccatttttttctcttaccgTTTCTTTGTGGCACATAAGTGTTCTGAGCGTGAATTAATATGTTTAACTCTTTTCATAAGAGATGAGAAGAGATAACTAGCAGGACAACTAGTGTTGTTTAGTGCACTGGCTGTTACTGTCATGTTGTGGAAGGTCACAGCAGACATTGGAGCAGTGATTCTTCTAACAGATCGCAGCAGTTCCACAGACGCTTCATTTCTTCCCACTCTCGTACTCAGATCTCCGTCCTCCCCTCAGGCAGCAATAGGATTTTGTGATCAGGTGTCTTGAAATGCCATTAAGCTTCACGCTCACCTTGTTtcagtggggaggagggaaaaatcTACCCATTGTATCACAAACTGTGAGATGCCAACAGCttgagtgtgaaaggctgcaAGTTCAGCCGAGGAAAGGAGGATTCACGATATGTCTCATCCAAGCATTAAAAGAACTCTACTAAAACCaagtttttaaatatgaaatcagCAACAGGCATCATCTTATATCATTGTTAtccttaatttgattttatggTTCGTTCTTCTaatccttctctttcccttatATAGCCTCCCTCGAATGTGTGTGGTGAGAAGGTTTCTTGTTATATGCTGCTAAGACACTGGGTAACTGGGATTCCTTTTCAGGCTACTGGACCATCCTTTATCTCCTCAATTCTCTGTATCCTTTTCAACACAGATTCCAGCATTGTTACAAGTCTCAAATTGCTGTCATGTAACTAAAAGTTCTGCTAAGACTTCAAAAAATTTttgtataaaatgaaaaaatatatcaagattatcagaagaaaaaataattgagttCTCTGAGAATGGTTGATGTTTTCCTTGaagctgcttttaattttgttgcttATCCCATACAGTAaagtttaaataatttgaacTTTAGGAGTATCCGGAGTACACATTTGGTTATCGCTATTGATGAGAAACTGGTTGTCTTCAGGACAAAGTTGCACTCAGTATCTCTAAAGCATATCAGTATTTTCGAAATATTTAATATCTGCATTTGTCTCCAAAAAGTAGTTGTTGGACTAtgctgagagagaagaaagtttGGACATAAAGAAATTGAATTTATAAAGAAAGTACACTCTTAATGGCCTATACTGGAACAAGAGCGAGATGTAGTACGCTTGGTGGAGCTGGATGATGAGTTGTTTTTCTGCAACCTTGGAAATCTTGTGGCTTAACCACAGTCTTGAAGCAAAACAACTGCTCTCTGCCGTATGTGCCAAAATCagcctggaaaaagaaaagctgactGCTTAAAACAGCTTCTGAAGCAAATATTCTTTCAGCTTTATCATTTATTTAATCATAATATAGTTTTGTTCGTGAATGCTCTCTCAGCTCTATAATAAGATTATTATATAGTTCACTGAGTCCTTTTCgttgctgtttttatttttcatttttatttttattcacctTCCACCATCAAACCTTGTCTCTGCTGCACAAGGAGTGTTTGCTATAATTCTTCCACTAAGCTTTTTATCTCAGAATAACCATCAACTTTAGTTTTTATGAAAGTAGGTCCATTTGGAGTCCTAAGATGCTCAGTAATGCAGGTAACTTGCCCATTTTTGCAGTTTCTCACTGAGTCGCTCTCATTGCTCTGCAGTTCCATGAATGAAGTGGTGCATACCTCACCCACCATAGGGAGTAACGTGGAAGAGATAGTGGTTAACAACACGCGCTTTCTGATGTGGGATATCGGAGGGCAGGAGTCTCTCCGGTCTTCGTGGAACACCTACTATACAAACACTGAGGTGAGGATGAGCGCCTTGCTGGAGGCCTTAGCGTAACGGTTGCTGGCAAAGGGAGCGCAGCGTACCTGAGATCTGTACCAGGCACGCTTCCAGGGGGCTGCTTTAACTGTGCTTTGAATGTTACCATAGCTACTTCAGGGGGCTCCTGGTTTGATTTTTGAAGTCTCTTCCTTAGCAAGCTGTTGTATGActtgcttttgtgtttcttaCGTAAGATACTTAATATGGAGTTGCAATTAAAACCAACTTGCTTGTAAGGCTTCTGGTTCTGAGGATCTGCGGCCTTAGGGCAGGTGCTCAGTTTGTCTTGGTATGGCAGATCCCCGTGTTACAGGTCGCCTCTTGTGGACCGTGACTGCTCTGTCTCTGCAGCAGGTACTCCAAAACCTGCATCACCCCTCCAGAGCTAAGACTGAAAAGCCCAAAAGATTTCCTCCAAGGCTGGGGGCACTCTGTCTTGTAAGCTCCCGTGATCAATTTACTTAAGCACCCCCAAGAACTTTAAGAACTCTTTAGCAATGAAGTTGCAGCACATATACTGACCTTGATTAAAATAATGATTAAGTCAGTGTTTCCTATGTGTTATCAATtgtggcttaaaaaaaagaagttaatttttataataaacaactttcttttcttgtgcttAACTATAAGATGCTATGATGAATAGTTGCACATGTGCTCTTCAAGTATGGAGTTTATGGGATTTTTAAATCCCTTGCAAATAGCTACTTGCATGTTAGTAGTTGAAGTAGAGGAAGAAAGCTGATACAACTTACCTGTTTATGGCTGCAACAAATTATTCTAGGGATCTGTGTGCTACCTTCCTTATGCTAAGCACAAAACCAGATCTGGGATTACGGAGGAACACTTGTTTTCAATATAAATTTTTCCACttgaaactggaaaacagaaagtcaAAAGATGTGTCAGAGCTACCTTTGTATACAAACCACAGCGTAAGTTGTAAACAATACCAGTGCTGTGGGTAATCACGCTCTGGCTGGGAGAAGTGTTTCTGGAATACAGTGATACCTGATAATCCAGCTGACTGTCTGGATAATCTGATGGGAAGAGTAATCTGTTCTGCTGACAAGTGTGTGGCCAGAAGGATAGATTTTTGTTCTCTGACTAATACCTTTTCACTTTTTAAGTTTGTGATAGTTGTTGTGGACAGCACAGACAGAGAGCGAATTTCTGTGACAAAGGAAGAACTGTATAAAATGCTAGCACATGAGGTGAGTAGaccctgtgttttctttgttttaatatttattgtGGGTAAGATCTGGATGATACATGTTAAGGGAAGCAGATCTGTGTGCTGCTATCTGTGAAAGCTCTCGCTTATGCGTGCTAGCTGGAGACAGACCAGAATGGAGAGAGGCCTCTCTAGTGAAGCCCAAGGCAAATACTCACAGTCACGTTCTCCCAGCTGCAGGTAGTACTGTATCAGAGCTGTCTTGTTCCTGCTAGAGGCTCTGTCTTTTGTGAAGCTCCCAATAAAGCTGTAAATTAATACCAAATTACTGAAAAGAACTCccacaaaagcagcttttcaacTTCTGagttggttttaaaaaaacattgtttCCTCCAACAACTTAATTACTGTTTTTGATAGCTTCGTGGTTGctggatgttttctgttttcacagtgAAACAGATAGAGCCCTAATAGTCTGTTTTACAGCAGCCAGctataaaactgaagaaacGGACTGCCTGTGGCTGTGGTAGATGTCATTCTATGTGTACGTGGAATTACAGAATGAGAACATAATTTGCTAATTTGTAAAGACCCTCTTTAAAATAGAGCCCTTTGTCAGGTCTGAAATTGAGCTCTCTGGGTCTGATTCGTAACTACTGGACTGACGTGTAAGCCAAGGAGTACCTATGGCATGACCTGAGTGTCCCAGAGACTTCAACCTACCCAAGCAGTGCAGCAGGACCAGAGCCCTGGTTTTTACTGAAGATGGGTTTATATAAGCCTGGCTACTGCCAGGACTCATAAGACAAGTTTAATGCAAACTGCATCAGTTTGTATGAGATGACGCTGAGCTTCCAAAGTTAAGTGTCAGAATACAAAGATGTGCATAAAATTGATAGCATTATATCCCAAAAATATTacatctatatttaaaatatagccACTGTTTAGTAGATGACTGCAGGAAAGGCAAAGACTGCCTATGTATTTCCTTTAACCGATCCTGGTAATCTaaagcatttgagaaaaaaCAAGTGCTTTGCCTAGTGTCTTGAATTTCTAAGTTTTGGTAGTTGAATTAAAATTGTGTTTGCTCTAATAAAATGAAGTCTAATAAAGTAGATCTGGCTTTCTTGGTTGTGGTGGAGTGTTAAATGTGGCATGGGAGGGCCTGCTGCTGTCTTCATTAGAATTTCAGAGATGTACTCTTCGGTCTGTTGCAGTCGCTAAACAAAATCTGCATCTTCTGTTTCATAATCTatgaaggaaaatgcagaagttGTTAACAAACTGAATCTGAAATGAGGGAAGTCTGGAACTCCAGGCAGCACAAATGCCCTTGCTTTGTGTTGGGAGACCATTTCTGTGTTCCGAAAGCACCCATCTAACTGTAAATGTGCCCACTGTTTTACAACAGGATATTTTCGGTTTATTCTGCTAACTCTCCAGATGCACTAATGTTTGAAGAGAACAACAATACATATAAGCTGAAATGAAAGTCAAGTATTTACTTAGAATAGCTTTTCCGTGCAGTCcttcaaaatcttttatttctgataaCCAGCTGAATTGAAATTTTGTTAAGGCAAAATTGAGTTGCCTAGGTCAGTTCCAACTATTTTCTGGACCACTAGATcatttggaaattaattttattgcttGTAAAAATTAGTGTGCCTGATAGGCATTTAAGTGAATGAGTTATCTTGGCTTCCTGGGAAGACCTTTTTACTTTCAGAGGGACAGATTTCAATAATGCACACCTGTACTAGTGTAATTCCAGGCAGCTTGAGATGAAATGAGCTTGTCCCGAGAGTCACTGTTTTCTAATTTGTTAGTACTgatgttttaaatattgcatGGGCCTTATAAAGAAGTTTATTGCCTTGCGCTTGTTCATATAGACATCCATCCTTTGAGTCTAAAACAGTGCGAGTCATGATTTTCTACAAATTTTGTGTATCCTCTAAATATTACTGCAGCTTGTTTTACACTGTCAGTTGCAGTCTTAGTGCTTCTTAATGGGTGGGATTCCCCTTgcagggggctgctgctgcacaggcaGAGCATAACCCGCTCTTGCCCTGTGTAAGAACTGCTGCAGAGTCTACTGATTTGGTACTGAAAT
Protein-coding regions in this window:
- the ARL5A gene encoding ADP-ribosylation factor-like protein 5A isoform X1; the encoded protein is MGILFTRIWRLFNHQEHKVIIVGLDNAGKTTILYQFSMNEVVHTSPTIGSNVEEIVVNNTRFLMWDIGGQESLRSSWNTYYTNTEFVIVVVDSTDRERISVTKEELYKMLAHEDLKKAGLLIFANKQDVKECMTVAEISQFLKLTSIKDHQWHIQACCALTGEGLCQGLEWMMSRLKIR
- the ARL5A gene encoding ADP-ribosylation factor-like protein 5A isoform X2, which gives rise to MNEVVHTSPTIGSNVEEIVVNNTRFLMWDIGGQESLRSSWNTYYTNTEFVIVVVDSTDRERISVTKEELYKMLAHEDLKKAGLLIFANKQDVKECMTVAEISQFLKLTSIKDHQWHIQACCALTGEGLCQGLEWMMSRLKIR